From Flavobacterium alkalisoli, the proteins below share one genomic window:
- the dnaJ gene encoding molecular chaperone DnaJ, with the protein MKKDYYEILGIEKGATAEQIKKAYRKKAIEYHPDKNPGNKDAEENFKLAAEAYEVLSDPNKKARYDQYGHAAFENGGFGGGGGMNMDDIFSQFGDIFGSAFGGGFGGFGGFGGGGGQRRMKGSNLRIKVKLSLEEIANGVEKKIKVKRKVQAKGVSFKTCPTCNGTGQVMKITNTILGRMQTASACHSCGSTGQIIDSKPNHADAQGMVMEDETVSIKIPAGVVDGMQLKVSGKGNDAPGNNSIPGDLIVAIEEIEHETLKREGENLHLDLYISFAEAALGTSKDIETVSGKVRIKLEEGIQSGKILRLKGKGIPSINSYGSGDLLVHVNVWTPKKLSKEQRQFFENSLTDENFTPNPEKSDKSFFEKVKDMFS; encoded by the coding sequence ATGAAAAAAGATTATTACGAGATACTTGGTATTGAAAAGGGCGCAACTGCCGAACAGATAAAAAAAGCCTACCGAAAGAAGGCTATTGAATATCACCCTGATAAAAACCCGGGTAACAAAGATGCGGAAGAGAACTTTAAACTGGCTGCCGAGGCTTATGAAGTACTTAGTGATCCGAATAAAAAAGCGCGTTATGATCAGTACGGTCATGCAGCCTTTGAAAACGGAGGCTTTGGTGGCGGAGGTGGTATGAATATGGATGATATATTCAGCCAGTTTGGAGATATTTTCGGAAGTGCATTTGGCGGAGGCTTTGGTGGTTTCGGAGGTTTTGGCGGCGGAGGCGGCCAGCGCAGGATGAAAGGAAGCAATCTTCGTATTAAAGTAAAACTTAGCCTTGAAGAGATTGCTAACGGTGTAGAAAAGAAAATTAAAGTTAAGCGTAAGGTACAGGCCAAAGGTGTTAGCTTTAAAACGTGTCCTACCTGTAACGGTACAGGTCAGGTCATGAAAATTACCAATACCATATTAGGTAGAATGCAAACGGCATCTGCCTGTCATAGTTGTGGTAGTACCGGACAAATTATAGATTCTAAACCGAATCATGCCGATGCACAGGGTATGGTAATGGAAGATGAAACGGTTTCAATCAAGATACCTGCAGGAGTTGTAGACGGTATGCAGTTAAAGGTTTCCGGTAAGGGTAACGATGCTCCGGGTAACAATAGTATTCCGGGAGATCTTATCGTGGCAATTGAAGAAATTGAGCACGAAACACTAAAACGTGAAGGCGAAAATCTGCATTTAGATCTTTATATAAGCTTTGCTGAGGCTGCTTTAGGTACAAGTAAAGACATAGAAACGGTATCAGGTAAGGTAAGAATTAAGCTGGAGGAAGGTATTCAGTCAGGTAAAATTTTAAGGCTTAAAGGTAAAGGTATACCTAGCATCAATAGCTACGGAAGTGGCGATTTACTTGTACATGTTAACGTGTGGACACCTAAAAAACTAAGTAAGGAGCAAAGGCAATTCTTTGAGAATTCCCTTACAGATGAAAACTTTACTCCGAACCCTGAAAAGTCGGATAAATCTTTTTTTGAAAAAGTTAAAGATATGTTTTCATAA